In a single window of the Streptomyces sp. CGMCC 4.7035 genome:
- a CDS encoding TetR/AcrR family transcriptional regulator yields MTTNADTAQVKRRRRAPAGAAVLREDVTEAIRAAVFEELAAVGYARMSIEGIARRAGVGKTAVYRRWRSKLHLVLDLVSAVAVQGLPAPDTGSLETDLRLLYEVTSRALRHPVAGQIIPDLQAEAARNPDIAEAMQKALREGQQSVASGIVAAAVARGEIREGIDVDLALDLISGPLYWRAVVVRSPKLPKGYLGGLARATAGALKAL; encoded by the coding sequence ATGACGACGAACGCCGACACTGCCCAGGTGAAGCGGCGGCGCAGGGCGCCCGCGGGTGCGGCCGTGCTCCGTGAGGACGTGACCGAGGCCATTCGCGCAGCGGTCTTCGAGGAACTCGCGGCCGTCGGCTACGCCCGGATGTCCATAGAGGGCATCGCGCGCCGGGCGGGCGTCGGCAAGACCGCGGTGTACCGCCGGTGGCGCTCCAAACTGCACCTGGTCCTCGACCTGGTCTCGGCGGTCGCGGTACAGGGCCTGCCGGCCCCCGACACGGGATCCCTGGAGACGGACCTGAGGCTCCTGTACGAGGTGACATCCCGCGCCCTGCGTCACCCGGTGGCCGGCCAGATCATCCCGGACCTCCAGGCGGAGGCGGCCCGCAACCCCGACATCGCGGAGGCCATGCAGAAGGCGTTGCGCGAGGGTCAGCAGAGCGTGGCCAGCGGCATCGTGGCGGCGGCCGTCGCTCGTGGTGAGATCCGCGAGGGCATCGACGTGGACCTGGCCCTCGACCTGATCTCGGGCCCGCTGTACTGGCGGGCGGTGGTGGTACGGAGCCCGAAGCTGCCGAAGGGGTACCTGGGCGGGTTGGCCCGCGCCACGGCGGGGGCGCTCAAGGCGTTGTGA